From the Anguilla rostrata isolate EN2019 chromosome 12, ASM1855537v3, whole genome shotgun sequence genome, the window ggacattcaatattaattaaataacaatgaaaGATTATTAGTCTTTAAAACAGAACATTCAATATTAATTGTGAAAGTATCTCCAAGCTTCAATATTCTTAAAATCATTcctatttttttccagtttcaaagtAAATTTAATCATCATAATTGTTCTTATTACATAAGACAATGGAATATGATGGCTTAAATAAAATGGGAAACAAAGTCTTAGATTCTAGATTTAACTTAAATAACATTGTAAAAGGAGATGTCCTccagggtggcacagtggtgcagtgggtagcactgtcacctcacagcaagaaggtcctgggtatCATATCCCaacctgggcctttctgtgtggagtttgcttgTTCTCCCCGTATCTATGTGAGTTTCCTCCAGGTATTCCGGTTTCCTCCcccagtccaaagacatgcaggttaggctaattgtagtggcagtgtagtataatgggtaaggaactgggcttgtaaacctgtatccagctgtataaatggatgcaatgtaaatgctatgtaaaaaaaagaaaaaaaaaagttgtgtatgtcacactggataagagcatctgctaaatgcctgtaatgtaatgtaattggagactctaaattgcccataggtatgagtgtgtgagtgaatggtgtgagtgccctgcgatagattgccagggtgtattcctgcctctcccccactgcatgctgggacaggctcccgCACCCCCTCTAATGGATAGATGGGTGTTTTCGCTTTTGTTGCACGCTATATTTTTCCAGTCCAGACTTGAAAACAACTTGAAGAATTTCACTGCAATGCTGAGCTCATAACTGACTGCAGTCCCTTGGACACTCCAGAAACCGATTAATTTTGACCATCCAAGCAAACTCGGTTTTTATACAAGTAATTGAACAATCAGTGAATTCTACACTAGGTTTTAGGatgatataaaaaaatcatgcaCACAAGGGCGTAGCATCAACAAAAGTGCGTTGGCACAGTGCAGTTGCCCAACATAGATCCAACTGTTTCCATTCCAGTGTGCTGAGTTAAGACATTCATACCAAAAGTCCTGGAATGTGTTCAAAGTATGCCATATAATTGTTTTGCCTGAGGCAGAAAGTGGGGTGTGTTTTAGAGGGGTGAACCATTTCACCACAACAGATACAGTAACTCCCTAGAAGCTCCTTCccagttctgtgtgttttgtatttgtgtgtctgcaatCTGTTCACAAAATATAGCTCCATTTAGCAACACTTTTGTGTCCAAATATGCAAACTGGATGCAAGGGTGTGTGAGAACATTTCTCAGATGAAATCGAAGCAGGGCAACAACAAATTtagccaaaacaaatatgaagtTATTCCCTTTCTCAAAAAATgctttgattatttaaaaattgtaatcAATATCATCACTGTCAGCCCCAAGCACAACTTTTTCATCATTGCCATGATATGGTTAATGGCAATGTGAATAATCTGCGATCGCACATGCACTCTTTCAAGTACAATATGCACCGTCAGTGGTACTTTTCAGCCTGTCTAGTGAATATAATAGCTTTCTGGTTCAATAAATGTCAAACACCATCTGCTCATTTCAATGAAATCCCTTTCGTCCCTTCAGCACCGGCTTAACAGGAGGCCGATGCACAAAGAGGCCAAGCAGGATCCTGGGATACAGGCATCTCATTCTCTGTGTGCTTCAGGACCACTATCCCTGGCTGGAGATGCGTAATCAAGGTGGGCTTGCTGCTGTCCTCCTCTGTCggctgcagtgcattctgggattctGAGTTTTGGCAGTGTAGTGGTGTCTCTGCTCCTTGGGAAAGCAACATGCTGCCCATGTCCGTGTAACCTCCCCAAATTGCTGGGTGCAAAGGCTTCAGTCCCTGCTCACTGGGTACATCTGAATTCTCTGGAAAGCTCTGCTGAAGCTCTTTAACAATGTTGGAATGTCCCTCCTCTGCAGCGAGATGGCAGggggtgtgcaggtcctggtcGACCGCGAGTGGGTCTGCGCCCTGCTCTACCAGCATCTTGACAGTGGGCAGGTGACCGCGTCGGGCAGCCAGGTGGAGCGCGGTGCTGCCTCTGGCGGTCTGGGCCTGGACCTGGGCGTGATGTTTGACGAGCAGCCTGGCGGTGCTGGTGTGGCCCATCTCGGCCGCCGAGTGCAAGGCCATACGCCCGTCGGCGTCGGCGAGGTGGACGTCCGCTCCAAGCTCGACCAGGATGCGCGCCACCCTGTACTGCCCTCTGTGGGAGGCCAGGTGCAGGGCTGTCCGCCCGTCGGAGGTCTGCCCGTCGACGTTGGCCCCCGCCTGCTTGGCCAGCAGCTTGGCGATGGCCAGGTGGCCCTGCCAGGCCGCGAAGTGCAGAGGGGTCCAGTCGTCCTTGCCCAGCGCGCGGGTGTCCGCCCCACGGCTCAGCAGCACCCGCACCACGGTCTCCTGCCCGTGCTGGCAGGCCACGTGGGCGGGCGTGCGGCCCTCGAAGTCCGGCTCGTTGACGGAGGCGTTCCTGTCCAGGAGCAGACGGGCGATGTCGTCGTCGCCGTTCAGGGCGGCGAAGTGGAGCGGCGTGTAGAGGTCCTCGTCCTTGGCGTTGGGGTTGGTCGTCTTGCGGGAGAGCAGCACCTCGGCGATGCTCCTCAGCCTCTTCTCGGCAGCCAGATGCAGTGCTGTAGAGCCTCTGGTGTCGGCGGCATTCGGGTTAGCGTTATTAAGCAGGAGGAACTTGACCGCCTCCTCGTTAGCCATCTCAACGGCATAGTGCAACAAGCTGCGCCCATCCTCCAGGATCAGGTCCACATCCTGCGGCTGCAGGATCTTCATTAGCCTGGCCATGTCCTGCATCCTGATCACTTCACacagcttctgctgctgcaCATTCGGCACCCCTGAATTTTGAGAAAGCACGGGTTCACTTTATCACTGGGTACCAACAGCAAGGCCTCAACACTTAACACTCATCACAATAAGGCTCACAATGACATTCTGCTTTgtacagaaattacattttattcatccCTGAATTATTTGTCGGTCTAACCACCGACTTACCAGTGAtttccttttcaaatgaaagGTTGAGGGACTCCCGGGAGGAGAAGGAAAGGTCTTCCCCGGAAACTCCGGACTGCCTCTTCTCCACATTTTCCTTGCATGGAGTGTTCTTGTCTAGGACGCAGTCGAAGCTTTGGGAAATCCCAGAATCCACCTGGGTCAGCAGCTCGCTCAAGCTCAGGTCTTTTTCTGGAACCAGCACTGGATTTGGCTTCTCTGCCTGCACGTCGTCCCCCTGCTTTGGAGACGGGTGGAACATAATTTAGAGAACTGCAGTTTTAACCAGAAGcacagataaaaatgtaatctctgCAAATTGCTACCTGTGTcttaaatgctgaaatgcaagtataaaatatgtacaattaCCAGGTACTGCACAAGGTTAGCCatcttaccaaaaaaaaaaaaaaagcgtcaTTCCAGGGAAGCTAACGTCAGACTGCATGAGATATATCTTGTAAAGCAAGACACCAAACAGGAAAGAATTACATCATCATTGAAGATTTTCAGGAATGCCATCAAACTACATTTTCTCAAATGTCACAAAGTACTAAACAGGGCAGATAGGGTCCAAGAGGAGAAAATCAGGTAAAAgacaaaatacaatacatttatgaCAATGCATCTATTACACAATTCACTTGTCTGGTCAAGCTAAGCCTACCGTTCAGTGGGAGCGAGCCTTGACAAATCAGGACTGGACTGACTGATTTTACCTGCTCAGCACAGCTTTGCTCTAGGTCAGTAGTTGGGTGTTTGGAATCCTTAGAGGGTTTCTCACAAAGATCCTCAGTCTCAGAGGTAATCTCTACAGAGGAAATAAGAGTATCCTAagaatgaaaacactgaaactcTCCAACACAAGTCATAGCAAGGATGGCAGTATAGCGGTTAGGGTGAAGCCACAAATCCTCCAACAAGATCACCTGGCATTGCTCTTGTCTCCCATATTTGGTCATTTGTGGCCATTATAACATTTGAAATGGGAAACAATTTACACATctgatctttaatctgattaaTTATCGCCATGGTACCCATCCTTCTGGTTACTTCACTGACTTGCCTCACATTGCCAGCTATCCCAACATGCTTTGCGGACCAGAAAGGTGACctctcattgaaaatgaatggaggcgatGCCATCACCCGAGAAATTCCCTTCTCGatggaggatgtgtggcttcacCCTAGGACAGCCAGGCACGCAGTGCAAAGGCTGAAGGATCAAATACACAGAGGAGTGTTTTTGTACACCTGAGACACTTCTCAAAGTTAAAGTTTAAGTTTTATATAGATCACAGTGCCTTCAAATGTCTCACACCCAATTTGTTCTCCACAACCCACTAAATGAGCAATACCTTTTGACCCTCTCCATTAAAATGTATCCTGATgtacattaaatttaattgttttcatgtgtCATGCATCCCACCTCTGCCGCTGCCACGACTGCCAGTTTGACGGCTTTGAAGCAACGGGTTAGCGCACAATCAGCACAGAATAGAGACTGATGGCCAGCGACGATGCTCGGAAGGCCCAGCTGTTCATTGCTCACCCAGGAAGCTGGGCCTGGTATCCGGGGAGCTGTGCCAACACCGCTGCATCAGCGGCAGGAGACGGTCGCAgtccggggggcgggggcgcggaATGGCGGCCAGGTCGGGCCGTGCGCCCCTCACCACCTTTAGCATGATGTGCAGGATGTTGTTCTCTcctgaggagggcggggggagcgGTTAGGGTTACAGACATTATGCAGAACAGGGCTCCACACAACATTCAACCTGCCAACATGGCCCGTAATTCAAGGCTATGAGTTACTCAATACTGGGATTTATTGGCAGAGGCACTAACACTACCAGCTGACTTTGTGGCAAAGTTACCCAGTGGATCAGGAGCAGATATATATGAATGCACCCTACAAAGGGAAACGccaataataaagaaaaacaacttgAATGCacagctgttcattttcacagtatAGGAAACTACTCAAGAACATCCAGtttaaaaagatgaataaaacaGTAATCATTTGCAGTATTGTTACCAGTTGTTCATTAAATAATGGTCCTGGTCCAAccaaatgtctttgttttttgtgtacaatatttaaaataaatgtccacATAAAATGTTGGAAGGAACAGTTCCCATTGAGTTTACAGCCAACACATCTACACATGTGCTAATCTATTGTAATTCATGCCATAAAATGTTGACATGGACACAGTCACAAATGTTTAACTTTTACGATCGTTTTAGTTCTGCTCGACTTGATTCAAATCAGCAGACACTGGACAATTATACTGCTTTATGCCATGGAAATACAAATTAAATCTCTCTCTTGCAgcgccgtgaaaaagtatttttccccttcctgattaTTACTGCTGCATATTCATCACACTTGGTTTCAGACCTTGTAATTAGTTTgtattacaaaatgtaatattagacaaagggtaTAGAATGACCTCTACTGCTCTCTCAAAGTCAGAAATCCAGCCTGTAGTTAATTAAATTCCTTCATCTGCAGGGGTGTTAGTTATTCCTGAGAAAACACTTGCTACTTGGGTCCAATCACGTGAGCAAACACCGTCCAGGGTTTTTAAGAGCATTGTAACCAAATGGATACTGTTTCTTTGTACtcccacaaaatgaaataacaaatgtCATGCCCTAGTGTGAAAGCTGTCACTGACAAATATACAATCGGTGTGActctattatttttatgtactgactgttcaaaatattttagagATACTGTCATTACAGTTATGTGAGTTCATaaccaaaagaaaagtaaattaatATTGGTCTAATCTCTAAATAACTGCTTCACATTTGTACCGTGTCAAATTTCTGATGCGTATTTTTGCATTAAgtaatataatatgaaatctggTTCTTTACACTCACGGCTGTTCCTGTACTGGAAGGCCAAGATCCTTTTGTGGGAATCTAAACATCATCTTGAAATATGCTCAAGAAGTTCATATGCATCACATTAGCCAGAAATAAGCAATAACTTGTCCAATCACATGATAtgagatgaggaaaaaaaagactactCTGTACAGAACACTGCTCTGACTGGCTTCCTTCATTATGACGAGACCATGTGCTTGAGGATGCAAAGAGCTGTCTCTGTGAGCATTTtgcctaaagatctgaaaccactgCGTGTGTCAAAAATACAATGATATAAGAAATCAGGAAGTATAGGAAGTAACAtgtctgtttgtttcctgaaaCAGACAGtctgtggttttctttcattgGTCTACTTTGAAGATGAACCCATGGGTCACAAATTCAAAGCTGCAGGTTGATGTTTTTGGGGTCctttttttgaaagtattttaaaatggtttaaaattttAGTATTACCCTGATATGGCTTCTTTTGGGTCAGTATTCCCCACATGACTATAGAAAagctgaaaaacacaaaaaagaagaacagattatatattttacacTATTAAGCATTATTATCTGTGTTGTGACATGCAAATGACAATCAGATGACAgctacaaaatgcaaaaaatacagaGCAGAGCTCCTAACTAACTAGATATATGCAGTAGACCATGTGCAACTAGTACACAACATTGTCGACAGGTCTCTGTTCACCATGTTATTTACTGAACAAAACCATGCCATGCAGTTTAAATCAGTATACTTCCGATCACAGACAAGTATTCCACACATCCTCAGGGTATTTCACTTGCTTACTGGGACTCTGGGCGGTTACCTGTCCCACccagataaaacattttttacccATAAGGGCATTCCTTCCGGAAAGTGATCAGACTTGTCGTGGACTGTACTATTTAGAAGTTTGAATATTTCGTCTAGTAAGTTCAGTCTTGCAAGTAGGCACAGATAAACATGAACTTACCAGAGGAGCATATACAATTGTGGAAATAATCTGAAAGCTATTAAACAGTTTAAGACCATTATGTAACTTTTAACTAGTGTGGTTTCTACTTCAtctataaattattaaaaacatagcttgaaaacatacagtatatttacaaAGCAGTAGCAGGAAGCCAGTTTACTGAAAAACTGGATGCAGAATGGCCAGAAAAATGCCTCAAGGGCAAAGTGTAAATCCCATAGAGGCTTACACTGATTGAGTTCAGCCAAAGGTCAATGAAATTTAGTCAGGTATGAATAGAGCTCTTAGCACCACTGCCCTGGAGGTGTAGCCCACGTGCATTAGTTAGGAAGCCTGTGTTGTTGCATTGTCCACCCCTATGGATGGAAGGAAGGAGGGCTATGAAACAAGGCTAGATGATACAATATAGTCTGAATGAAAGAATGTAACGTAAATAAGGAAACCATCAAAAGAGAAGCTGGAAAAGCCAGGGAGAGGGAATTCTCCTGTCTTTTTGTCTCTATTCTGggactttttttctgaaaaacgTTTTTCTGATTTCATCGCTCTCTCAGAAAAATGAAGCATTTTGACACATTATGTTGAAAACCTGTTTCCACGTGGCACTGTCCTGGATAaactttgattgattgactgattgattgattgagagTTGGTTTTTAAGTCCACCTGTACACGTCGTGCTTGGTGTCCGAGACTCGATCCTTCTCAATTAGTCTCTCTGGTGGGAGATAAGCGATGGTGCCACAGAACCCGTCGCGACTGATATCTTCGTCCCGGGAGAGACCTTTCCATCTTGCCAGGCCAAAATCTGAGATCTGAGAGGCAGTACACGGCACAAGTTAGGTCAAAATGGTAGCCAACATTTTTGAGcttgtagcaaaaaaaaataaaataaataaataatacattgcaTCGGCAAGTCATCTACCACTTCTCACATTTTACAGAATTTGTGCTCCATGTCTACACGTGGAATTTACATGTTTCCTTCCATAAATTGACCAGTACCAAGATTTAGCTTACAATAAAAGTATGTTCCACTGACTTAAAATACAATGCCCCTGTGAGGTCCATAAAGACATGGTTTGCTCAGTCTGGTGTGGAAGAAATTAactagcctgcacagagccctgacttcagCCCATCGAACACCTTTGGGAGGAAATGGAACGCTGACTACAAGCCAGGCCTTAATGCCCAACATTAGCACCGGACCTCAATAATGCTCTTGAGggtgaatggaagtgaatccctgTAGCGATGTTCCAAAATcaagtggaaagccttcccagaagagtggagactGTTATAGCAGCTAAGGGgggccaactccatattaattcccatggatttgaaatgagatGTTCAGCAATATATAGGTGTGATGcacaggtgtccacatacttttggctaaCTAATAGTGGATATTGAAATGAACTGACTGTAACACAATCATAACAAAATTTATGTGAAACCTTTGACGTTTGGCAAAAATGCAAGAGTGAagagtgaaaacaaaatttcagTGTGTTACTAGATTTTTAACATCTATGCACCACTGTTGCACCAAGTAACATCTGTAAATGTAACATCTATGCACTACTATTGCACAAAGCTGACCAAAAAGAGCCATTGTCAGGCTATTGTGTGGTTGACCTTAACATGGTAGTGGGCATCCAGCAGGATGTTGGCGGGTTTGAGGTCCAGGTGCAGCAGTGGGGGGTTCATGCAATGCAGGAAGTTCATGCCCACGGCGGTCTCGTGGATGATGCGAAAACGCAGCTCCCACGGCAACGCCTCGGAGGCCAACAGTTTCTCCAGGGAGCCCGTCTCCATGTACTCCATCACCAGGCCCTGCGGGTCCCTGCAAATTCCATACACCGGAAGGATGCGGTGAAACTTCGCTGCCTCCATCTTCTTGGCTTCCTCCAAAAGCTCTGCATGCTCCCTGCAGGAGATAAACCAACGTGTCACATGGAGGAAACAAAACTGGGGCTATGGGAGATGCAGCCTAGGTGGGTTAGACTGCCCATACTTATCCTGGAATGCCATGCCATACTTCTACTCATTTAACTCATGATACTTTTCCAGCTGAAATGTCATATCAGTCATCCTTCAGAATTAAATTCATGAAGCCCCACTAATGCagtacaaaatattacaattaggttcaataaataatgatccaaaaataaaaatactagggcaccagtttaaaaaaagctttgtttCAGGACACCCTCTTGgtataattcattaaaaatttccCCATTTCTGGAAAAGGTCTGAACCCACAAAAGTAGGAATCTACAGAAAACACTATACATGGTGTTCACCAGAAGCAGGACGGCATATTTTGTGCCTAAAGCCTGCAAGACTGGTTCTGCAGCTTTGCTTGTGGTCTCCATAAGCATTTGGCTGGCTATAATTAGCTGACTTCCAGGTAAAGTAGAGTGCAGTTATTTCATCAGTAGTGTGTCACTCCCTGCAGAAGTGTAGAGTGGCTGTTAACCCTTTCACTGGAGCCACGTGCTTTTAGCTAAATGGGCTTACATGCTTTTCAGAAGAGTGATTTGGCATGCATGAGGATTTTGGCTTGATCACACTTGCTGGATCTTGTCTGTTACATAAGGTCAACTACACATGTGGCTAAATGCAGTGGAAACAGAATGGTGTTACATGAAAGTTCACTACGCAACACCTGCCTTGAAAATTTATTGTGAGCTCATTTACAGTTAATTCTGTTAATAAAACTGCTTAAGTACCTGCTTGTAAAACATAATTAACTTAGTTTAACACGTTTTTCAACTGCAATTCCGTGACATTCTGCTTCGAAGAAAAGGTGACGTAAAAAGCAACTGATTGCCAATGGAGCTCTagaaacaatacaaacacaagGAGTGTTTACACCTGTACTCTGGCACCTGCAAAACCTTTGTGACCTTGGCTGGCCCTTTTTTTGTATGCCACTGATTGCCAGAGACATTCAGGACAAAACACATTCAGGACAAAATCATTTCACAATGACTCATTGTTCCAATTCAATGtgcaaaaaaactttgtctATCCCTAATAGATAAATGAGGATGCTGTTCCAGCAGGGAAAACAGCCTCAATCAAGAATCTTGAATTGTAAAATGGGGAACATTCATTGCAGTATAATCACAAATATAATCGTAAATTCCTtataaataatcataaataatcaATAACCATGGAATcataaatcaaacatttttttaagtgccACTTTTACTGAAACACACTGTCAATACTTGAAAGAACATTAACAGAAATGCCTTGTAGCTTGGTGGAAAAGAGGTAATTTGAACACCCAAATGACAATGTGTCAGTGTCACCCATGTCAGCAAAGGAAGCAgtacaaaagcaaaaaaggaaGTTGCTTGTGTTTGCTCTGCTTATGATTCTACACACATAGATACTTCACACAAACAAGCTACAGCTGCAAAAATGTGTTGATAAtagatttccattttcacatGCTGAGAATGCTCATTGAAAGGaagttaaaatattaacaacCGAACAGTGAGACCTGGGCACCTATGCAGTACTTATCTCAATATCATAAGCTTTTAGCACTGCTCTAGTTACCTCACTGTGACtggtttgaaa encodes:
- the LOC135236961 gene encoding receptor-interacting serine/threonine-protein kinase 4-like isoform X2, which encodes MEGPEKSAGTMGLLKTFDAAEFGSWEKIGSGGFGQVYKVRHEQWKTWLAIKCPPSLHIDEKEHAELLEEAKKMEAAKFHRILPVYGICRDPQGLVMEYMETGSLEKLLASEALPWELRFRIIHETAVGMNFLHCMNPPLLHLDLKPANILLDAHYHVKISDFGLARWKGLSRDEDISRDGFCGTIAYLPPERLIEKDRVSDTKHDVYSFSIVMWGILTQKKPYQGENNILHIMLKVVRGARPDLAAIPRPRPPDCDRLLPLMQRCWHSSPDTRPSFLEITSETEDLCEKPSKDSKHPTTDLEQSCAEQGDDVQAEKPNPVLVPEKDLSLSELLTQVDSGISQSFDCVLDKNTPCKENVEKRQSGVSGEDLSFSSRESLNLSFEKEITGVPNVQQQKLCEVIRMQDMARLMKILQPQDVDLILEDGRSLLHYAVEMANEEAVKFLLLNNANPNAADTRGSTALHLAAEKRLRSIAEVLLSRKTTNPNAKDEDLYTPLHFAALNGDDDIARLLLDRNASVNEPDFEGRTPAHVACQHGQETVVRVLLSRGADTRALGKDDWTPLHFAAWQGHLAIAKLLAKQAGANVDGQTSDGRTALHLASHRGQYRVARILVELGADVHLADADGRMALHSAAEMGHTSTARLLVKHHAQVQAQTARGSTALHLAARRGHLPTVKMLVEQGADPLAVDQDLHTPCHLAAEEGHSNIVKELQQSFPENSDVPSEQGLKPLHPAIWGGYTDMGSMLLSQGAETPLHCQNSESQNALQPTEEDSSKPTLITHLQPGIVVLKHTENEMPVSQDPAWPLCASASC
- the LOC135236961 gene encoding receptor-interacting serine/threonine-protein kinase 4-like isoform X1, translated to MEGPEKSAGTMGLLKTFDAAEFGSWEKIGSGGFGQVYKVRHEQWKTWLAIKCPPSLHIDEKEHAELLEEAKKMEAAKFHRILPVYGICRDPQGLVMEYMETGSLEKLLASEALPWELRFRIIHETAVGMNFLHCMNPPLLHLDLKPANILLDAHYHVKISDFGLARWKGLSRDEDISRDGFCGTIAYLPPERLIEKDRVSDTKHDVYSFSIVMWGILTQKKPYQGENNILHIMLKVVRGARPDLAAIPRPRPPDCDRLLPLMQRCWHSSPDTRPSFLEITSETEDLCEKPSKDSKHPTTDLEQSCAEQQGDDVQAEKPNPVLVPEKDLSLSELLTQVDSGISQSFDCVLDKNTPCKENVEKRQSGVSGEDLSFSSRESLNLSFEKEITGVPNVQQQKLCEVIRMQDMARLMKILQPQDVDLILEDGRSLLHYAVEMANEEAVKFLLLNNANPNAADTRGSTALHLAAEKRLRSIAEVLLSRKTTNPNAKDEDLYTPLHFAALNGDDDIARLLLDRNASVNEPDFEGRTPAHVACQHGQETVVRVLLSRGADTRALGKDDWTPLHFAAWQGHLAIAKLLAKQAGANVDGQTSDGRTALHLASHRGQYRVARILVELGADVHLADADGRMALHSAAEMGHTSTARLLVKHHAQVQAQTARGSTALHLAARRGHLPTVKMLVEQGADPLAVDQDLHTPCHLAAEEGHSNIVKELQQSFPENSDVPSEQGLKPLHPAIWGGYTDMGSMLLSQGAETPLHCQNSESQNALQPTEEDSSKPTLITHLQPGIVVLKHTENEMPVSQDPAWPLCASASC